One segment of uncultured Propionivibrio sp. DNA contains the following:
- a CDS encoding histidine phosphatase family protein: MDLLLWRHAEAEDGTPDAQRKLTPRGEKQARQIAAWLSDRLPKHLRIIASPALRCQQTAEALALPFEIDKRLAVDGNVTGLLVAAGWPDGGDNGSRAVLVTGHQPVLGRTAALLLSGEEADWTIKKSALWWFSNRTRRGETQTILKAVVSPELL; encoded by the coding sequence ATGGATTTGTTGCTCTGGCGACACGCAGAAGCGGAAGACGGCACGCCCGACGCGCAGCGCAAGCTGACACCACGCGGTGAAAAACAGGCGCGGCAGATCGCTGCCTGGCTGTCCGATCGCCTGCCCAAACACCTGCGCATCATCGCCAGTCCGGCTCTGCGTTGCCAGCAAACTGCGGAGGCTCTGGCGCTGCCGTTCGAGATCGACAAGCGACTCGCGGTCGACGGCAACGTCACCGGCCTGCTCGTCGCGGCCGGCTGGCCCGACGGCGGCGACAACGGTTCGCGCGCCGTCCTTGTCACCGGGCACCAGCCAGTGCTCGGTCGCACGGCCGCGCTACTTCTTTCGGGAGAGGAGGCCGACTGGACGATCAAGAAAAGCGCGCTCTGGTGGTTCAGCAACCGCACGCGGCGTGGCGAAACGCAGACGATCCTGAAGGCGGTCGTCTCGCCCGAATTACTCTGA
- a CDS encoding prepilin-type N-terminal cleavage/methylation domain-containing protein, with protein MKKIQQGFTLIELMIVVAIIGILAAIAIPQYQDYVIRARLAKVNTAVASIKQAVAEYAQFNGGVFTNLAANDWQNPQNSGGLGMSAAPTTTPEIATLALEAGTGMITATLQNIGTCANTKTVTWTPSAGAGATVVQWTIGGTAAAANNGVCTAEIAKWR; from the coding sequence ATGAAGAAGATCCAACAAGGTTTTACCCTGATCGAACTGATGATCGTTGTCGCCATCATCGGTATCCTGGCGGCTATCGCCATTCCGCAGTATCAGGATTATGTCATCCGAGCCCGTTTGGCCAAGGTGAACACTGCGGTTGCGTCGATCAAACAGGCTGTTGCCGAATACGCGCAATTCAACGGGGGCGTCTTTACCAACTTGGCTGCGAATGATTGGCAGAATCCTCAAAATTCGGGTGGTCTGGGTATGTCTGCCGCGCCGACGACGACGCCTGAAATTGCTACGTTGGCCTTGGAAGCCGGGACCGGTATGATTACCGCAACGCTGCAAAACATTGGCACGTGCGCGAACACAAAGACGGTTACATGGACACCAAGCGCGGGGGCTGGGGCAACCGTTGTTCAGTGGACTATCGGCGGCACCGCAGCGGCGGCAAATAACGGTGTCTGTACGGCTGAAATCGCGAAGTGGCGGTAA
- the apaG gene encoding Co2+/Mg2+ efflux protein ApaG, with protein sequence MTAKIYRMDIRVSPRYLPEESDVTADLYVFAYTIRIENTGNETAQLVSRHWIITDGNARVQEVRGLGVIGEQPVIKPGESYEYSSGCQLHTPVGTMRGSYQMTAADGTQFEAAIPEFTLSAPRVLH encoded by the coding sequence ATGACTGCAAAGATCTACCGGATGGACATTCGGGTATCCCCGCGCTATCTGCCCGAGGAATCGGATGTTACGGCCGACCTTTATGTCTTCGCTTACACGATCAGGATCGAAAACACCGGCAACGAAACCGCGCAACTCGTCTCACGCCACTGGATCATCACCGACGGCAACGCGAGGGTTCAAGAAGTGCGCGGGCTTGGCGTCATCGGCGAGCAACCCGTCATCAAGCCCGGCGAGTCCTACGAATATTCAAGCGGCTGCCAACTGCACACCCCGGTCGGCACCATGCGCGGCAGTTACCAGATGACCGCCGCCGACGGCACCCAATTCGAGGCCGCCATCCCTGAATTCACCTTGTCGGCACCAAGAGTTCTGCACTGA
- the argJ gene encoding bifunctional glutamate N-acetyltransferase/amino-acid acetyltransferase ArgJ, with translation MTVNYATPAAEQLFSVAGVRLGVAEAGIRKVDRRDLTLLALEPGCSVAGVFTQNRFCAAPVHLCRRHLASGEDIRALVINTGIANAGTGEPGMEAAQASCDAVGQLLGVAPHQVLPFSTGVILEPLPVDRLVAGLPKCQANLNADHWHAAAHAIMTTDTVAKAASRRVVVNGKTVTVTGISKGAGMIKPNMATMLGFVATDAGIAAPLLQQLAREAADESFNCITVDGDTSTNDSFIVIATGRSGVSCVSAEAPGYAEVKAAVVAVARELAQAIVRDGEGATKFISIVVEGGRDHEECKQVGYAIGHSPLVKTAFFASDPNLGRILAAIGYAKIEALDVDGVRVWLGSEGEEVLVAEKGGRAASYREEDGARIMKSAEIVVRVDLGRGTASGRVYTCDFSYDYVKINADYRS, from the coding sequence ATGACCGTTAACTACGCCACCCCCGCTGCCGAGCAGCTTTTTTCTGTTGCCGGCGTTCGTCTCGGGGTTGCCGAGGCTGGTATTCGCAAGGTCGACCGGCGCGATCTGACCCTGCTGGCGCTCGAACCCGGGTGCTCCGTCGCGGGGGTCTTCACACAGAACCGTTTTTGCGCCGCGCCGGTGCATCTGTGCCGTCGTCATCTCGCCTCGGGCGAGGACATTCGCGCGCTGGTGATCAATACCGGCATCGCCAATGCCGGCACCGGCGAGCCGGGGATGGAAGCAGCGCAGGCGTCCTGTGATGCTGTCGGGCAATTGCTGGGCGTGGCGCCGCATCAGGTACTGCCGTTCTCGACCGGCGTGATTCTCGAACCGCTGCCGGTCGATCGTCTCGTTGCCGGTTTGCCGAAATGTCAGGCGAACCTGAACGCGGATCATTGGCACGCTGCCGCACATGCCATCATGACGACCGACACGGTCGCCAAGGCGGCCTCGCGTCGGGTCGTGGTAAACGGCAAGACGGTGACCGTGACCGGCATCAGCAAGGGTGCCGGCATGATCAAGCCGAACATGGCGACGATGCTTGGCTTTGTCGCGACCGATGCCGGGATTGCCGCGCCGCTGCTGCAGCAACTGGCGCGCGAGGCGGCCGACGAGTCCTTCAATTGCATTACTGTCGACGGCGATACGTCGACCAACGATTCCTTCATCGTCATCGCGACCGGCCGTTCGGGCGTGTCCTGCGTAAGCGCCGAGGCGCCCGGTTACGCTGAGGTGAAGGCCGCTGTGGTCGCGGTTGCGCGTGAATTGGCGCAGGCGATCGTGCGTGACGGTGAGGGGGCCACCAAGTTCATCAGCATCGTTGTCGAGGGTGGTCGCGATCACGAGGAATGCAAGCAGGTCGGTTATGCCATCGGCCATTCTCCGCTGGTCAAGACGGCATTCTTCGCCTCTGACCCGAACCTGGGCCGTATTTTGGCGGCGATCGGCTATGCAAAGATCGAAGCGCTTGATGTCGACGGTGTGCGCGTCTGGCTCGGTAGCGAAGGCGAAGAGGTGTTGGTGGCCGAGAAGGGCGGCCGGGCCGCCTCCTACCGCGAGGAAGACGGAGCGCGCATCATGAAGTCGGCTGAAATCGTCGTCCGTGTCGATCTCGGGCGCGGCACGGCCAGTGGCCGCGTCTATACCTGCGACTTCTCCTACGACTACGTCAAGATCAACGCCGACTACCGGAGTTAG
- the secA gene encoding preprotein translocase subunit SecA — MISGLLKKIFGSRNDRLIRQYSAVVRQINALEAGMTALSDEALRAKTDEFKARVANGESLDALLPEAFAVVREAGKRVLGMRHFDMQLIGGMVLHDGKIAEMRTGEGKTLVATLPAYLNALTGNGVHIVTVNDYLANRDAEWMGRLHRFLGLTVGVNLSQMEHDAKQAAFACDITYGTNNEFGFDYLRDNMVYTAGDRVQRKLAYAIVDEVDSILIDEARTPLIISGQAEDHTDLYVRMNQVAPMLARCEEENGPGDYWVDEKGRQILLTEAGYEHAEEILANVGLLTAGSSLYDAGNILLIHHLYAALRAHSLFLKDQQYVVQNGEVVIVDEFTGRLMSGRRWSEGLHQAVEAKEGVAIQNENQTLASITFQNYFRMYGKLSGMTGTADTEAYEFQQIYGLETVVIPTNLPMVRKDHNDQIYRTADEKYAAIIADIRECQARAQPVLVGTTSIENSELLSSLLDREKLPHQVLNAKQHAREAEIVAQAGRPGMITIATNMAGRGTDIVLGGNPNKDIAAISDDASLDDAEKEKRIAALRADWKKLHEQVVAAGGLHIIGSERHESRRIDNQLRGRSGRQGDPGSSRFYLSLEDPLLRIFAGDRLKAIMDRLKMPEGEAIEHPMVSRSLESAQRKVEGRNFDIRKQLLEYDDVANDQRKVIYAQRNELLETEDISETITAMRHGVLYDMFRRYVPAESVEEQWELPALEKELASVLQVEAPVAEWVRNEPTLSDEAMLKRIIELADAGYAAKIEQVGAEQFHQFERNLMLQILDTQWREHLAALDHLRQGIHLRGYAQKNPKQEYKREAFELFERLLDAVRDEVTRLLVTVQVRAEEVEETAPHADVQNVQYHHADYDEALATDAEDDKVAQLHAGVKIGRNDPCPCGSGKKYKQCHGKLS; from the coding sequence ATGATTTCCGGTCTCCTCAAGAAGATTTTCGGCAGCCGCAATGATCGGCTGATCCGTCAGTATTCGGCGGTCGTTCGCCAGATCAACGCGCTGGAAGCAGGAATGACGGCGCTTTCGGACGAGGCCCTGCGCGCCAAAACGGACGAGTTCAAGGCGCGTGTCGCCAATGGCGAGTCGCTTGACGCTTTGCTGCCCGAAGCTTTTGCCGTTGTGCGCGAAGCCGGCAAGCGTGTGCTGGGCATGCGGCATTTCGACATGCAGTTGATCGGTGGCATGGTGCTTCATGACGGCAAGATCGCCGAAATGCGGACCGGTGAAGGCAAAACGCTGGTGGCGACGCTACCGGCCTACCTCAATGCGCTGACCGGCAACGGCGTGCATATCGTCACGGTCAATGACTACCTGGCCAATCGTGATGCCGAATGGATGGGGCGCTTGCACCGTTTCCTCGGACTGACCGTCGGCGTCAATCTGTCGCAGATGGAGCACGACGCCAAGCAGGCGGCGTTCGCCTGCGATATCACCTATGGGACCAACAACGAGTTCGGCTTCGACTACTTGCGCGACAATATGGTCTATACCGCAGGTGATCGTGTGCAGCGCAAGCTTGCCTATGCGATCGTCGACGAAGTCGATTCGATCCTGATCGATGAAGCGCGGACGCCGCTGATCATTTCGGGGCAGGCTGAGGATCACACCGATCTCTACGTGCGCATGAATCAGGTCGCGCCGATGCTGGCGCGTTGTGAAGAAGAGAACGGCCCGGGCGATTACTGGGTCGACGAAAAGGGTCGTCAGATACTGCTCACCGAGGCCGGCTACGAACACGCCGAGGAAATCCTCGCGAATGTCGGTCTGTTGACTGCCGGCAGCAGCCTTTACGATGCGGGTAACATCCTGCTGATTCATCATCTCTATGCGGCGCTGCGGGCACATAGCCTGTTTCTCAAGGATCAGCAATACGTCGTGCAGAACGGCGAGGTTGTCATTGTCGACGAGTTCACCGGCCGCCTGATGTCGGGGCGGCGCTGGTCCGAAGGCTTGCACCAGGCAGTCGAGGCCAAGGAGGGCGTGGCGATCCAGAACGAGAACCAGACGCTGGCCTCGATCACCTTCCAGAACTATTTCCGCATGTACGGGAAATTGTCTGGCATGACCGGAACGGCCGATACGGAAGCCTACGAATTCCAGCAGATCTACGGCCTGGAAACGGTTGTCATCCCGACCAACCTGCCGATGGTCCGCAAGGATCATAACGACCAGATCTATCGCACCGCCGACGAAAAATATGCGGCAATCATTGCCGACATCCGCGAGTGCCAGGCACGCGCCCAGCCGGTGCTGGTGGGCACGACCTCGATCGAGAACTCGGAACTCCTGTCGTCGCTGCTGGATCGTGAAAAACTGCCTCACCAGGTACTCAACGCCAAGCAGCACGCGCGTGAAGCCGAGATCGTCGCCCAGGCCGGCCGGCCGGGCATGATCACGATTGCCACCAACATGGCCGGACGCGGTACCGATATCGTGCTCGGCGGCAATCCGAACAAGGACATCGCGGCGATCAGCGACGACGCCTCGCTCGACGATGCCGAGAAGGAGAAGCGTATTGCCGCGCTGCGCGCCGACTGGAAAAAGCTTCATGAGCAGGTGGTTGCGGCCGGCGGCTTGCACATCATCGGGTCGGAGCGTCACGAATCGCGGCGTATCGACAACCAGTTGCGCGGCCGTTCCGGCCGTCAGGGCGATCCGGGCTCCTCGCGCTTCTATCTCTCGCTCGAAGATCCGCTGCTGCGCATCTTTGCCGGCGATCGCCTCAAGGCGATCATGGATCGCCTGAAAATGCCGGAAGGCGAGGCAATCGAGCATCCGATGGTCTCGCGTTCGCTCGAGTCGGCGCAGCGCAAGGTCGAAGGGCGCAACTTCGATATCCGCAAGCAACTGCTTGAATACGACGACGTCGCCAACGATCAGCGCAAGGTCATTTACGCGCAACGCAACGAGCTGCTGGAAACCGAGGATATCTCCGAGACGATTACCGCCATGCGCCATGGCGTGCTCTATGACATGTTCCGCCGCTATGTCCCGGCGGAAAGCGTCGAGGAGCAGTGGGAACTGCCCGCGCTGGAGAAGGAACTCGCGTCGGTGCTGCAAGTTGAGGCGCCGGTGGCCGAGTGGGTCAGGAATGAGCCGACGCTGTCCGACGAGGCGATGCTCAAGCGGATCATCGAGCTGGCCGATGCAGGCTACGCCGCCAAGATCGAACAGGTCGGAGCGGAGCAGTTCCACCAGTTCGAGCGCAACCTGATGCTGCAGATTCTCGATACGCAATGGCGTGAGCATCTGGCCGCGCTTGACCACTTGCGCCAGGGTATCCATTTGCGTGGGTACGCGCAGAAGAATCCGAAGCAGGAGTACAAGCGTGAAGCCTTCGAGCTTTTCGAACGCCTGCTTGACGCCGTGCGCGACGAAGTGACGCGTCTGCTTGTTACTGTTCAGGTGCGGGCCGAGGAAGTCGAAGAGACCGCGCCGCACGCCGACGTCCAGAACGTTCAATATCACCACGCCGATTACGACGAGGCCCTGGCGACCGATGCCGAGGACGACAAGGTCGCGCAGCTCCATGCCGGCGTCAAGATCGGGCGCAACGATCCCTGTCCTTGCGGATCGGGCAAAAAATACAAGCAGTGTCACGGCAAGTTGTCGTGA
- a CDS encoding M23 family metallopeptidase produces the protein MHIILVSNRLATAKTVNVTPRLLLGLLLTLCSVLLVTSLLFSWVGARFNLPFIADLVASVNRVQARKTDEYVRDNVSTMAVKLGEMQAQLMRLDHLGDRISRQSGISLPKSDAPAKGGSGGPLITSTRPLGIDDLRREIERLSASVDDRTESLTILESQLMERRIKTTLLPTLLPINSDHIGSGFGSRVDPILGVGAVHEGIDFVADTGTRVIAAAGGVVTTAEFHPQYGNMIEIDHGNDFSSRYAHLSRLGVKVGQVVKRGQDIGKSGNTGRSTGPHLHFEVRFRGVAQNPKRFLQMGAQLASMASVPGQ, from the coding sequence GTGCATATTATTCTCGTCTCCAACCGTCTGGCAACGGCCAAGACCGTGAATGTCACGCCGCGCCTGCTGCTGGGCCTGTTGTTGACCCTGTGTTCAGTGCTGTTGGTGACCTCGCTGCTCTTTTCCTGGGTCGGTGCGCGCTTCAACCTGCCGTTCATCGCGGATCTTGTCGCGTCGGTTAATCGGGTCCAGGCGCGCAAGACCGACGAATATGTGCGCGACAACGTGTCGACGATGGCGGTGAAACTCGGCGAGATGCAGGCGCAACTGATGCGCCTCGACCACCTCGGTGACCGGATTTCGCGCCAGTCGGGTATCAGCTTGCCGAAGAGCGACGCCCCGGCCAAAGGTGGATCGGGCGGTCCGCTGATTACGTCGACACGTCCGCTCGGAATCGACGATCTGCGGCGTGAGATCGAGCGCTTGTCGGCGAGTGTCGACGATCGCACCGAGAGTCTGACGATTCTTGAGTCGCAGTTGATGGAGCGACGGATCAAGACGACTCTGTTGCCGACCCTGTTGCCGATCAACTCCGACCACATTGGTTCTGGGTTTGGTTCCCGCGTCGACCCGATTCTCGGCGTTGGAGCCGTGCATGAAGGGATCGATTTTGTCGCCGATACCGGCACCCGTGTCATTGCGGCGGCAGGCGGCGTCGTGACGACGGCCGAGTTCCATCCGCAATATGGCAACATGATTGAGATAGATCACGGCAATGATTTTTCCTCGCGTTACGCACATCTGTCGCGTCTCGGTGTCAAGGTCGGTCAAGTGGTCAAGCGGGGGCAGGATATTGGCAAGAGCGGAAACACCGGCCGTTCAACCGGTCCGCATCTGCACTTCGAGGTGCGTTTCCGTGGCGTCGCCCAGAATCCGAAGCGTTTCCTCCAGATGGGCGCGCAGTTGGCCTCGATGGCGTCAGTGCCGGGCCAGTAG
- a CDS encoding DciA family protein produces the protein MQNSLEHYLDVAEGSGRLMAHARLLMKLAQLYRGIAPPHLYQASTLANYKTGIVIIHAHSGAIAAKLRQLAPRIADGFSRKGIECTGVEIKVQAPENPKQTPTPRHNPLTRDACHSLEHLRDTLPADTLRHAIDTLLKRSAKTE, from the coding sequence ATGCAAAATTCTCTCGAACACTATCTCGACGTCGCCGAAGGTTCCGGCAGGCTCATGGCGCACGCGAGGCTTCTCATGAAACTGGCGCAGTTGTACCGGGGAATCGCCCCGCCGCACCTTTATCAGGCCAGTACGCTGGCCAATTACAAAACGGGAATCGTGATCATCCACGCCCACAGCGGCGCGATTGCCGCCAAACTGCGCCAGTTGGCACCAAGGATCGCGGACGGTTTTTCCCGAAAGGGGATTGAGTGTACTGGGGTCGAGATCAAAGTTCAAGCCCCTGAAAATCCGAAACAAACGCCAACGCCCCGGCATAACCCGCTGACCCGGGACGCCTGCCATTCGCTCGAACATCTGCGCGACACGTTACCCGCCGACACCTTGCGACATGCCATCGATACGCTGCTCAAGCGCTCGGCTAAAACGGAATGA
- the lpxC gene encoding UDP-3-O-acyl-N-acetylglucosamine deacetylase produces MLKQRTLKSLIRASGVGLHSGVKVNMVLRPAAPDTGIIFRRVDLDPVVDLPAKALMVGDTRMCSCIERDGAKVGTIEHLMSAFAGLGIDNAYIDLDAAEVPILDGSASPFVFLIQSAGIEEQNAAKKFIRVKRPIEVREADRSGDKWVRLDPFDGFRLTFSIVFNHPAIDRTGQEITLDFAEQSYVREVSRARTFGFMQEVEWLRENGLALGGGLDNAVVLDEYRVLNGEGLRYSDEFVKHKVLDAIGDLYLLGHPLLASVTAHKSGHALNNVLARELLSRPEDWDLVSFEDAADAPASVVRWLTLPAH; encoded by the coding sequence ATGCTCAAGCAACGCACTCTCAAGTCGCTGATCCGCGCATCCGGCGTCGGGCTCCATTCCGGCGTCAAGGTCAATATGGTGCTGCGTCCGGCGGCGCCGGATACTGGCATCATCTTTCGTCGCGTCGATCTCGACCCGGTCGTCGATCTGCCCGCCAAGGCGCTGATGGTTGGCGATACGCGCATGTGTTCATGCATCGAGCGCGACGGGGCAAAAGTCGGCACCATCGAGCATCTGATGTCGGCCTTCGCCGGACTCGGTATAGACAACGCCTACATCGATCTCGATGCGGCCGAAGTGCCGATTCTCGACGGCTCGGCCTCACCTTTCGTTTTTCTGATCCAGTCGGCTGGCATCGAAGAGCAGAATGCCGCGAAGAAGTTCATTCGCGTCAAGCGCCCGATTGAAGTGCGCGAAGCGGATCGTTCCGGCGACAAATGGGTCAGGCTTGACCCGTTTGACGGTTTTCGGCTGACCTTCTCGATCGTTTTCAACCACCCGGCCATCGACCGCACCGGGCAGGAAATCACGCTCGATTTTGCCGAGCAGTCGTATGTTCGCGAGGTGTCGCGGGCGCGGACCTTCGGGTTCATGCAGGAAGTGGAATGGTTGCGCGAAAACGGACTGGCGCTCGGTGGCGGTCTCGATAATGCCGTGGTACTCGACGAGTATCGTGTCCTTAACGGAGAAGGTCTGCGTTACAGCGATGAATTCGTCAAGCACAAGGTGCTTGATGCCATTGGCGATCTCTACCTGCTCGGTCATCCGCTCCTGGCGTCGGTGACGGCGCACAAATCCGGCCACGCGCTGAACAACGTGCTGGCGCGGGAGCTGCTGTCGCGGCCGGAGGACTGGGATCTCGTGTCGTTCGAGGACGCGGCCGACGCGCCGGCTTCAGTGGTGCGCTGGCTGACCTTGCCGGCGCACTGA
- the ftsZ gene encoding cell division protein FtsZ, translating into MFEIIDREEAASDSGTVIKVIGVGGAGGNAVDHMIREGVMGVDFVAANTDAQALKRSVAHRKVRLGQSGLGAGAKPEAGRAAAVEEREQIAESLKGAHMVFITAGMGGGTGTGAAPIVAEVAREMGILTVAVVTKPFMFEGKRLKIAEAGIAELQKNVDSLIVILNDKLMDVLGEDVSMDEAFKAADNVLRNAVGGIAEIINFPGLVNVDFEDVRTVMGEMGMAMMGSANASGVDRARIAAEQAVASPLLEGINLSGAKGVLVNITSTRSLKMKEVNEVMNTVREFAAEDAHIIFGAVYDESMGEEIRVTVVATGLGQAQVRRQGFSVVDTPVVQATGTDGAFAASSSAIDYGSLDVPAIVRKGRSTTVEALANSGVDRYDIPAFLRKQAD; encoded by the coding sequence ATGTTTGAAATCATCGACAGAGAAGAGGCGGCAAGCGATTCGGGGACGGTGATCAAGGTGATCGGCGTCGGCGGGGCAGGCGGCAATGCCGTCGATCACATGATCCGCGAAGGGGTGATGGGCGTCGATTTTGTCGCCGCCAATACGGATGCGCAGGCGCTCAAGCGTTCGGTCGCACATCGCAAGGTCCGGCTCGGTCAGAGTGGTCTGGGGGCCGGTGCCAAACCCGAGGCCGGGCGGGCTGCTGCGGTGGAAGAGCGCGAGCAGATCGCCGAGTCGCTCAAGGGGGCGCACATGGTGTTCATCACCGCCGGCATGGGCGGCGGCACGGGGACCGGTGCCGCACCGATCGTGGCGGAAGTCGCCCGCGAAATGGGAATCCTGACCGTTGCCGTCGTGACCAAGCCGTTCATGTTCGAGGGCAAGCGCCTGAAGATCGCCGAGGCCGGTATCGCCGAGTTGCAGAAAAACGTCGATTCGCTGATCGTCATCCTCAATGACAAGTTGATGGATGTGCTCGGTGAGGACGTGTCGATGGACGAAGCGTTCAAGGCGGCTGACAACGTGCTGCGCAACGCCGTCGGCGGGATTGCCGAGATCATCAATTTCCCCGGCCTCGTCAACGTCGACTTCGAGGACGTGCGCACGGTCATGGGCGAGATGGGCATGGCGATGATGGGGTCGGCCAACGCGTCCGGCGTCGATCGCGCACGCATTGCCGCCGAACAGGCTGTGGCGTCGCCGCTCCTCGAAGGCATCAATCTGTCGGGTGCCAAGGGCGTTCTCGTCAACATCACCTCGACGCGCAGCCTGAAGATGAAGGAAGTGAACGAAGTGATGAACACGGTGCGCGAATTCGCTGCCGAGGATGCGCACATCATTTTCGGTGCCGTCTATGACGAATCGATGGGCGAGGAAATCCGCGTGACGGTCGTCGCAACCGGCCTCGGTCAGGCGCAGGTGCGTCGCCAGGGTTTCTCGGTTGTTGATACGCCGGTGGTGCAGGCGACCGGGACGGATGGCGCTTTTGCGGCTTCGTCCTCAGCGATCGATTATGGCTCGCTCGACGTGCCCGCCATCGTACGCAAGGGGCGCAGCACAACGGTCGAGGCATTGGCGAACAGCGGGGTGGATCGGTATGACATTCCGGCCTTCCTCCGCAAACAAGCCGATTGA
- the ftsA gene encoding cell division protein FtsA, with protein sequence MSRDSKELIVGLDIGTTKVVALVAEITPEGRLNIVGMGSQDSRGLKKGVVVNIEETVATISRVMQEVELMADCKVKDVYTGIAGSHIRSFNSNGMVAIKDKEVTTMDVERVVETARAMPIPADQEILHILTQEFIIDDQDGIREPIGMSGFRLEVKVHIVTGAVSAAQNIVKCVRRCGLEVNDLVLQPLASSYAVLSEDEKDLGVCLIDIGGGTTDLAIWTQGAIRHTSVIPIAGDQITNDIAMALRTPTREAEEIKRKFGCALSDLADPEDVLDVAGVDDRPSRRLSRRALADVIQPRVEELFELIQAELRRSGFEEVLSSGIVLTGGSSVMPGMIELGEEVFHMPVRLGIPKYNGALADVVQNPRFATACGLLMEAQAQRKRGLKVRETRDVKQVFGRMKSWFEKNF encoded by the coding sequence ATGAGTAGGGATAGCAAAGAACTCATCGTCGGACTCGACATCGGCACGACCAAGGTCGTCGCACTGGTCGCGGAGATCACCCCTGAAGGCCGGCTCAACATCGTCGGCATGGGCTCCCAGGATTCCCGCGGCCTCAAGAAGGGCGTGGTGGTCAACATCGAGGAAACGGTGGCGACCATCTCGCGCGTCATGCAGGAGGTCGAATTGATGGCCGACTGCAAGGTCAAGGATGTCTATACCGGCATCGCCGGCAGCCACATTCGCAGTTTCAACTCGAATGGCATGGTGGCGATCAAGGACAAGGAAGTCACGACGATGGACGTCGAGCGGGTCGTCGAGACGGCGCGGGCGATGCCGATTCCGGCGGACCAGGAAATTCTTCATATCCTGACGCAGGAATTCATCATCGACGACCAGGACGGCATCCGCGAGCCGATCGGCATGAGCGGTTTCCGCCTGGAGGTGAAGGTGCATATTGTCACCGGCGCTGTTTCGGCGGCGCAGAACATCGTCAAGTGCGTGCGGCGCTGCGGGCTGGAGGTCAATGATCTCGTGTTGCAGCCGCTGGCATCGAGCTACGCGGTGTTGTCCGAGGACGAAAAGGATCTCGGCGTCTGCCTTATCGACATCGGCGGCGGTACAACCGATCTTGCCATCTGGACGCAAGGGGCCATCCGTCATACGTCGGTGATTCCAATCGCCGGTGACCAGATTACCAATGACATTGCCATGGCGCTGCGCACGCCGACACGCGAGGCCGAGGAAATCAAGCGGAAATTCGGATGTGCGCTGTCCGATCTTGCTGATCCCGAGGATGTGCTCGATGTCGCCGGTGTCGACGACCGTCCTTCGCGCCGGCTCTCGCGTCGCGCGCTGGCCGACGTGATCCAGCCCCGCGTTGAGGAACTCTTCGAACTGATCCAGGCCGAGTTGCGTCGCTCCGGCTTCGAGGAAGTGCTTTCGTCCGGCATCGTCCTGACCGGCGGCTCCTCGGTGATGCCCGGGATGATCGAGTTGGGCGAGGAAGTTTTTCACATGCCGGTCCGTCTCGGCATTCCGAAATACAACGGCGCGCTTGCCGATGTCGTGCAGAACCCGCGTTTTGCCACGGCCTGCGGCTTGCTCATGGAAGCGCAGGCGCAGCGCAAGCGGGGGCTGAAGGTACGCGAAACACGCGACGTCAAGCAGGTGTTCGGGCGCATGAAGTCGTGGTTCGAGAAAAATTTCTAA